In Paenibacillus sp. FSL M7-0420, a single genomic region encodes these proteins:
- a CDS encoding response regulator transcription factor: MYKVLLVEDEIVIRQGMRELISRSAPFFEVTAEMPGGREALLYLKSELPDVMITDIRMKEMDGLALAGKVKSMYPGLLVIIVSGYGEFEYAQKAIEYGVLHYLLKPVERHELVSVMEKARLLLDKRHGITSLEQTPGPLRVESGGDTRKIIRDVKEYVRLHIDGDLRLQTVASHVNLNATYLSQLFKGEAGCNYSDYVTDSRMERAKWLLSHTQLKIYDVARLSGHQSPKHFMLVFKQQTGMTGGEYRNQFNNQE; the protein is encoded by the coding sequence ATGTATAAAGTGCTGCTCGTAGAGGACGAGATCGTGATTAGACAAGGGATGCGCGAGCTAATTAGCAGGTCGGCGCCCTTTTTCGAGGTGACCGCTGAAATGCCGGGCGGACGGGAGGCGCTCCTGTACTTAAAGTCCGAGCTGCCGGACGTAATGATTACCGATATCCGCATGAAGGAAATGGACGGACTGGCGCTGGCCGGGAAGGTGAAGTCGATGTATCCCGGGCTGCTGGTCATCATTGTGAGCGGATACGGCGAATTTGAATATGCCCAAAAAGCCATAGAATACGGAGTTCTTCATTACCTGCTAAAGCCCGTAGAACGCCATGAGCTGGTTAGCGTGATGGAAAAAGCACGGCTGCTGCTCGATAAGCGTCATGGCATAACTTCCCTGGAACAGACGCCAGGCCCCCTGCGGGTGGAGAGCGGAGGAGATACACGCAAGATTATACGGGATGTTAAGGAATATGTCAGACTGCATATTGACGGTGATCTGCGGCTGCAGACGGTAGCTTCCCATGTCAATCTGAACGCTACGTATCTGAGCCAGCTGTTCAAGGGAGAGGCGGGCTGCAATTATTCAGACTATGTAACCGATTCCCGGATGGAACGTGCGAAATGGCTGCTCAGCCATACCCAGCTCAAAATATATGATGTGGCCCGGTTATCCGGCCATCAAAGCCCGAAGCATTTCATGCTGGTGTTCAAGCAGCAGACGGGGATGACGGGGGGAGAATACCGTAATCAATTTAATAATCAAGAGTGA
- a CDS encoding cache domain-containing sensor histidine kinase, with amino-acid sequence MLRGLILRLRRSKMRTRLLLLFTMLTLLPLSVQGMVTYRHFSSTLNEKTKQYTVDVAGQANANLDRLLKDLERLSLMPLYDEQVLSILAKYDGPMGSGTWALSDDYQKMKLYTSAQAYDRPEIRGIHLLSNSGTLFSNVEPLAVNTSWDGRHDEWFSALEQSDGEWIILPPHHPSYYAGTDPSAYISVARVIKEPRTLRRLGYILIDAKQSAFGSVFSKLKIEQSTNLMIIDGDQRLLYEQKPDNGQSAYGELMGSGRIKDLHGGERERLGGTDYLFVSHKSPYSGLSVIGLTPIGVMLKESRAMMIFTLWLALFCLVTVLLLAYAVSYRITLPLVELKSNMSRVERGDFNMRVSPLGGDEFGQLGRGFNKMMEEINRLFHEVLVIGLREKEAELSALQSQINPHFIYNTLESINMMAVQRRHDEVSDMVSALGKLLRYTIDKAGRLVSLGEEIAFVDSYVRIQQIRFGGKLTVHNEIEEDVQHLRIPKLTIQPLVENAIDHGIAGREEGRIWVSALRFDNELLITVRDDGNGLEEEELTALNREIEQDPSMDSLRRSEEESLGLRNIGQRIKLLYGEGGSLTVDGSPGQGLAVTITITIPESGGEENV; translated from the coding sequence ATGCTGCGGGGGCTGATCCTACGGTTGAGAAGAAGTAAAATGCGCACCAGACTGCTGCTCCTGTTCACCATGCTGACGCTGCTGCCGTTAAGTGTGCAGGGAATGGTGACGTACCGTCATTTCTCCTCCACCCTGAACGAGAAAACAAAGCAATATACGGTGGATGTCGCCGGACAGGCCAACGCCAATCTGGACAGGCTGCTGAAGGATCTGGAGCGGTTGTCGCTGATGCCTCTGTATGACGAGCAGGTGTTATCTATTCTGGCTAAATACGATGGTCCTATGGGCTCAGGCACATGGGCGCTGTCTGATGATTATCAGAAAATGAAACTATATACCTCCGCACAGGCGTACGATCGTCCGGAAATCCGGGGCATCCATCTGCTGAGCAACAGCGGAACCCTGTTCTCCAACGTGGAGCCGCTGGCGGTCAACACCTCATGGGATGGCAGGCATGACGAATGGTTCAGCGCCTTGGAGCAGTCGGACGGCGAGTGGATCATTCTTCCCCCGCATCATCCCTCTTATTATGCCGGAACCGACCCCTCAGCCTATATTTCGGTAGCCAGGGTGATCAAGGAACCCAGAACACTGAGGCGTCTGGGCTACATACTCATCGACGCTAAGCAGTCAGCCTTCGGCTCCGTCTTCTCTAAGCTGAAGATTGAACAATCCACGAACCTGATGATCATTGACGGAGACCAGCGCTTGCTGTATGAGCAAAAGCCGGATAACGGGCAGTCGGCCTACGGCGAGCTGATGGGCTCCGGGCGAATCAAGGACCTGCATGGCGGGGAGCGGGAGAGGCTGGGAGGCACAGATTATTTGTTTGTCAGCCATAAGTCCCCGTATTCGGGCTTGTCCGTCATCGGCCTGACCCCCATTGGAGTCATGCTGAAGGAATCGCGTGCGATGATGATTTTCACGTTATGGCTTGCCCTCTTTTGCCTGGTGACGGTGCTGCTGCTCGCTTATGCGGTATCGTACCGGATCACCCTCCCTCTGGTGGAGCTCAAGAGCAATATGTCCAGGGTGGAGCGGGGCGATTTCAACATGCGGGTCAGTCCGCTGGGGGGAGATGAATTCGGGCAGCTCGGGCGCGGATTTAATAAGATGATGGAGGAAATCAACCGCCTGTTTCATGAGGTACTCGTGATTGGACTCCGGGAAAAGGAGGCTGAGCTGTCCGCCCTGCAGAGTCAGATCAACCCGCATTTTATCTATAATACGCTGGAATCGATCAATATGATGGCCGTCCAGCGCAGGCATGATGAGGTATCGGATATGGTATCCGCACTGGGCAAGCTGCTTCGCTATACGATTGACAAGGCCGGCCGGCTCGTATCGCTGGGAGAGGAAATCGCGTTCGTGGACTCCTATGTCCGTATCCAGCAGATCCGCTTTGGCGGTAAGCTGACGGTGCATAACGAGATTGAAGAGGATGTGCAGCATTTGCGCATTCCGAAGCTCACCATTCAGCCGCTTGTGGAGAATGCCATCGATCACGGGATCGCCGGGCGAGAAGAAGGGAGGATCTGGGTGTCAGCGCTGCGTTTTGACAACGAGCTATTGATTACGGTGCGTGACGACGGGAACGGCTTAGAGGAGGAGGAACTCACGGCGCTGAACCGGGAGATCGAACAAGATCCTTCCATGGATTCGCTCCGGCGCAGCGAGGAGGAGAGTCTGGGGCTGCGCAATATCGGCCAGCGGATCAAGCTGCTGTACGGGGAAGGCGGGAGCCTCACGGTTGACGGAAGTCCGGGACAAGGGCTGGCTGTGACTATTACGATAACGATACCGGAATCAGGGGGAGAAGAGAATGTATAA
- a CDS encoding helix-turn-helix transcriptional regulator yields the protein MRLHRLIAILLLLESRGRMKANELSIALETSVRSIYRDIDVLAESGIPLVTTTGPNGGISLMEGYTVSLRRLHGEEVVQLFLTGMGMPAGGSGETSLLLKNALLKLEASLPAPYQEDIRTAQRRFLFDDTPWWSGHVAVPYLEILRTAVWRERKIAAEYLKVNGESSQRKLQPYGLIVKQGEWYLAAYCESAGNLRTFKCERFTAVTLLEETYAIPEQFSLQHYWQHAEQAFVQTSRAREFYPVVIRTRVKHEQMLQGLEVMNTGSDGDAWIFTVNMYDYSSACARVLPLLVHAEIVGPPELREYVSNQVRVWDKMYNRSKET from the coding sequence ATGCGGCTGCACCGATTGATTGCTATACTTTTACTGCTTGAATCCCGGGGCCGGATGAAGGCGAACGAGCTGTCCATCGCCCTCGAAACGTCCGTCCGCTCCATTTACAGAGATATCGATGTTTTGGCGGAATCGGGAATTCCGCTGGTCACCACCACTGGGCCGAACGGCGGGATTTCGCTCATGGAAGGCTATACGGTGAGTCTGCGGAGATTGCATGGGGAAGAGGTAGTCCAGCTCTTTTTGACCGGGATGGGAATGCCGGCGGGCGGTTCAGGAGAGACCAGTCTGCTGCTCAAAAATGCGCTCCTGAAGCTGGAAGCAAGCTTGCCTGCTCCCTATCAGGAGGATATCCGTACCGCGCAGCGCCGGTTTCTGTTCGATGATACGCCGTGGTGGAGCGGTCATGTTGCGGTGCCGTATCTTGAGATTCTGCGCACTGCGGTATGGCGGGAACGGAAGATTGCGGCAGAGTACCTTAAGGTGAATGGGGAGAGCTCGCAGCGGAAGCTGCAGCCTTATGGACTCATCGTGAAGCAGGGGGAATGGTATCTTGCCGCCTATTGCGAGAGCGCCGGGAATCTGCGGACATTCAAGTGCGAACGGTTCACAGCTGTTACTTTATTGGAGGAGACCTATGCCATCCCTGAGCAGTTCTCCCTGCAGCATTACTGGCAACATGCAGAGCAAGCCTTCGTTCAGACCAGCAGAGCGCGGGAGTTCTATCCGGTGGTCATCCGTACCCGTGTTAAGCATGAGCAGATGTTGCAGGGGCTGGAGGTCATGAATACCGGATCTGATGGAGATGCCTGGATTTTTACTGTAAATATGTACGATTATAGCTCGGCCTGTGCAAGGGTGCTGCCGCTACTGGTTCATGCTGAAATTGTGGGGCCGCCAGAGCTGAGAGAGTATGTCAGCAATCAAGTGCGAGTGTGGGATAAAATGTATAATCGCAGCAAGGAGACATAA
- a CDS encoding Gfo/Idh/MocA family protein translates to MNIGILGTGFGAYHASLLKQMEFVNRIVVFGRNEDKLLKLKEELGVEITMNAEDILSDPSIDVVDICLPSALHKTYAVEALRRGKHVFCETPVVLEPEEGRELLDAEQRYGRRILVNQFIKFDYAYEYLEQSARESTYGQLLHVSFRRETAPVWGDLGLSAIAVNLMIHDLDASAWLLDTPVPSSVCGTSGGVDGQALVHATFTNADVSAHITVSSQMPEAYPFTVGYEAYFEHGKLVFHETNAANGEVEASLTRYTSAGKTAIPVTPNNPYEKSLRHALLSLRDETDSCLALEHALKSVNLAFQLTDQLTVAPV, encoded by the coding sequence ATGAATATTGGCATATTAGGAACTGGGTTCGGGGCGTATCACGCCTCTCTTCTGAAGCAAATGGAGTTCGTGAACAGGATCGTCGTCTTCGGGAGAAATGAGGACAAGCTGCTGAAGCTGAAGGAAGAGCTGGGGGTAGAGATTACGATGAATGCTGAGGACATTCTGTCTGATCCCTCGATTGACGTAGTGGATATCTGCCTGCCGTCTGCGCTGCATAAGACCTATGCGGTAGAGGCGCTGAGACGAGGCAAACATGTTTTTTGCGAGACGCCGGTTGTTCTGGAGCCGGAAGAAGGGCGGGAGCTGCTGGACGCCGAACAGCGGTATGGCCGCAGAATCCTCGTCAATCAATTCATCAAATTCGATTATGCCTATGAATACCTGGAGCAGTCCGCCCGTGAATCCACCTACGGCCAACTGCTGCATGTCAGCTTCCGCAGGGAGACCGCCCCGGTGTGGGGGGATCTGGGCCTGTCCGCGATCGCTGTCAATCTGATGATTCATGATCTGGATGCTAGCGCGTGGCTGCTGGACACCCCTGTACCCTCTTCCGTCTGTGGGACATCTGGAGGTGTGGACGGTCAGGCGCTGGTTCATGCTACTTTCACTAACGCTGATGTTAGCGCGCACATAACCGTCTCTTCACAAATGCCGGAGGCGTACCCGTTCACGGTTGGTTACGAAGCGTATTTTGAGCACGGCAAGCTGGTATTCCACGAGACCAATGCTGCGAATGGAGAGGTTGAAGCCAGCCTAACCCGTTATACTTCTGCGGGCAAGACGGCTATCCCGGTGACCCCGAACAATCCTTATGAGAAAAGCCTGCGGCATGCCTTATTGTCTCTCCGGGACGAGACGGACTCCTGCCTGGCGCTGGAACATGCACTGAAATCCGTGAACCTAGCCTTCCAGTTGACGGATCAGCTTACAGTAGCCCCGGTGTAA
- a CDS encoding flavodoxin domain-containing protein, protein MSNRILIVYASKYGCTEKAALLLQARLNAAEVVNLRTGKLPVLTGYDTVILGGSIYYGRIRKEMGAFTAQHKQELLTKRLGLFICAGMTGEKGEQELKQAYPEIIYNKAIAKEIMGDEIYPDRISALDKWVIRMVKGKEHKTGGGLSMDKLERFAQTMLAGE, encoded by the coding sequence ATGAGCAATCGGATTTTGATCGTGTATGCAAGCAAATACGGATGCACCGAAAAAGCCGCATTACTGCTGCAAGCCAGGCTGAACGCGGCCGAAGTGGTGAATCTGAGAACTGGCAAGTTGCCGGTTCTAACTGGCTATGACACAGTAATCCTAGGCGGCTCCATCTACTATGGCAGAATCCGTAAGGAGATGGGTGCATTCACAGCCCAGCACAAGCAGGAGCTTTTAACCAAACGGCTGGGACTGTTCATCTGTGCAGGAATGACAGGGGAGAAGGGGGAGCAGGAGCTTAAGCAGGCTTATCCTGAGATCATCTATAACAAGGCGATTGCCAAGGAAATCATGGGCGATGAGATCTACCCGGACCGGATATCTGCGCTGGATAAGTGGGTTATACGTATGGTCAAAGGCAAGGAGCACAAGACAGGAGGCGGGCTGTCCATGGATAAGCTGGAGCGCTTTGCGCAGACGATGTTGGCAGGGGAGTAG
- a CDS encoding TetR/AcrR family transcriptional regulator, with the protein MGKAERQEQEREAMRNLILTTAGELLAEEGIRQLSIRKIAERMEYSAGIIYHYFQGKEEIVEQLLQRGYRELMGGLIAGSEASPDEESPEERLRRTLRQFIKVTTAEGSQYRSMMLNDSPSVLSHTGVLHQGAALERSGIAGLCETLRQFSGMTSCEQRELELTAQIIWSAAFGLIMRLMVEGNLPEGQKEALITRHIEAMVHIAQG; encoded by the coding sequence ATGGGCAAAGCAGAGAGACAAGAGCAGGAGCGCGAAGCGATGCGTAATCTGATTCTCACTACGGCGGGCGAGCTGCTGGCGGAGGAGGGGATCAGGCAGCTGTCGATCCGCAAAATCGCGGAACGGATGGAGTATTCGGCCGGCATTATTTATCACTATTTTCAAGGAAAAGAGGAGATTGTGGAACAGCTTCTTCAGCGGGGCTACCGGGAGCTAATGGGCGGACTGATTGCCGGATCGGAGGCCTCACCGGATGAAGAATCTCCAGAAGAGCGCTTAAGACGCACGCTTAGACAGTTCATTAAGGTTACAACGGCGGAAGGCTCACAGTACCGGAGTATGATGCTGAATGATTCGCCGTCCGTGCTTAGCCACACCGGGGTGTTGCATCAGGGAGCAGCCCTGGAACGCAGCGGGATCGCGGGTCTCTGTGAGACGCTCCGTCAATTCAGCGGGATGACCTCCTGCGAGCAGAGGGAGCTTGAACTCACCGCCCAAATCATCTGGAGCGCAGCCTTCGGGCTGATTATGAGGCTGATGGTGGAGGGGAATCTGCCTGAGGGGCAGAAGGAGGCTCTGATTACCCGGCACATAGAAGCCATGGTGCATATTGCACAAGGATAG
- a CDS encoding GNAT family N-acetyltransferase, whose amino-acid sequence MELGIELVPKEQKQIISRLMQFYLYDFTRYLELQVDREGVFPSYPGLEAYWSSGKNKFAYLLTVDGNVAGFALIDRLLRDPEGEFYMTEFFVMQRYRRSGVGTWAAHRLFDMFPGNWKVSQIRANTPARDFWHRVIGAYTGGDFQERFNSRQGNPSQYFSTLNTNRVKK is encoded by the coding sequence ATGGAACTTGGAATCGAGCTGGTTCCTAAAGAGCAGAAGCAGATTATCAGCAGATTGATGCAATTCTATTTGTATGACTTTACCCGCTATCTGGAGCTGCAGGTCGACCGTGAGGGGGTGTTCCCGTCATATCCCGGTCTGGAAGCTTACTGGAGCAGTGGTAAAAATAAATTCGCCTACCTGCTCACCGTAGACGGCAATGTTGCAGGCTTTGCCCTGATCGACCGTCTGCTGCGCGACCCGGAGGGCGAGTTCTATATGACGGAGTTTTTTGTGATGCAGCGCTACCGGCGCAGCGGCGTAGGGACCTGGGCGGCACACCGGCTGTTCGACATGTTCCCCGGCAACTGGAAGGTGTCGCAGATTCGTGCCAACACTCCTGCGCGGGATTTCTGGCACCGGGTCATCGGAGCTTACACCGGCGGTGATTTCCAGGAGCGGTTCAATTCCCGCCAAGGCAATCCGAGTCAATACTTCAGTACATTAAACACTAACAGAGTTAAGAAATAA
- the xerS gene encoding tyrosine recombinase XerS — protein sequence MSIQKATDRANLDQRLPQMPWFVQQFIDYKRPDLSPSTLLEYIRDYESFFGWLRGECLSVAASNADITLLELETLHMDSIVGYRLHLTTRAENANSRVTVSRKLSALRSLFHYLSQIAEDENFYPLLKRNIMAKVEIKRIHKPKDTAAKLKGKILEDEELLEFVGYIYEGYGTAVEANKQAYYSWQLNRERDACIASLILNSGLRVSEVVNLNVDDLDVNNKLLYVFRKGHNDETFKTPVYFREQSKDDLSLYLNLRQSRYKTPKREKALFIALPNGSKEGKRMTKRAIQEMIIKYAKRFGKPYLTVHKLRHSFATDYYLQNDIYRTKEQLGHASTETTEIYAHLTDKTMSEAIERRMDNEPPQ from the coding sequence ATCAGTATTCAAAAAGCGACCGACCGGGCAAACCTAGATCAGCGGCTGCCGCAGATGCCCTGGTTTGTCCAGCAGTTTATCGACTATAAACGGCCGGATTTGTCCCCCTCCACGCTGCTGGAGTATATCCGGGACTATGAATCCTTTTTCGGCTGGCTGCGGGGTGAATGTCTCTCTGTTGCGGCCAGCAATGCTGACATCACACTGCTTGAGCTGGAGACGCTGCATATGGACAGCATTGTCGGCTACCGTCTGCACTTGACCACCCGGGCTGAGAATGCCAATTCGCGGGTGACCGTATCCCGTAAGCTGTCTGCGCTGCGCTCGCTGTTCCATTATCTGAGCCAGATTGCCGAGGATGAGAACTTCTACCCGCTGCTGAAGCGTAACATTATGGCGAAGGTTGAGATCAAACGCATTCACAAGCCGAAGGACACCGCCGCCAAGCTTAAAGGTAAAATTCTGGAGGACGAGGAGCTGCTGGAGTTCGTTGGCTACATTTATGAAGGATATGGCACAGCTGTGGAAGCCAATAAGCAGGCTTATTATTCTTGGCAGCTTAACCGTGAACGGGATGCCTGTATTGCCAGTCTGATTCTGAATTCCGGCCTGCGCGTCTCCGAGGTGGTCAACCTGAACGTGGATGATCTGGATGTCAACAATAAGCTGCTCTATGTCTTCCGCAAGGGTCATAACGACGAGACCTTCAAGACCCCGGTCTATTTCCGGGAACAGTCGAAGGATGATCTCAGCTTGTATCTAAACCTCCGCCAGAGCAGGTACAAGACGCCGAAACGGGAAAAAGCGCTCTTCATCGCCCTGCCCAACGGCAGCAAAGAAGGCAAACGGATGACCAAACGGGCGATCCAGGAGATGATCATCAAATACGCCAAACGGTTCGGCAAGCCTTATCTGACGGTGCATAAGCTGCGGCACTCTTTTGCCACCGATTATTACCTGCAGAATGACATCTACCGGACGAAGGAACAATTGGGCCATGCCTCTACGGAGACTACCGAGATCTATGCCCACCTCACGGATAAAACGATGTCGGAGGCGATTGAACGCCGTATGGACAATGAACCGCCGCAGTAA
- a CDS encoding pentapeptide repeat-containing protein, with the protein MLDNHSFPESHTTNPGLPELQADCLNCFGLCCAALHFSASSDFAIDKPAGQPCPNLREDFLCGIHTELRERGFRGCTVYDCFGAGQKISNLTYGGRDWRQAPETAGQMFEVLPVMRQLHELLWYLHEALTLRGAETLHDSLIKMLEQTQALTLLSPDKLLQLEVPLHRAEVNELLLRASELARTAARKQLSPAPKRQKNYGRGADLIGAKLRGADLRCLSLRGAYLIAADLSGADLRFADLIGADFRDTNLRGADLRGSLFLTQAQLQAAQGSPSTKLPESLRHPEHWA; encoded by the coding sequence TTGTTAGACAATCATTCATTTCCTGAATCCCATACTACGAATCCCGGACTGCCGGAGCTGCAAGCGGATTGCCTGAACTGCTTCGGGTTATGCTGCGCAGCGCTTCATTTCTCTGCATCCTCAGACTTCGCCATAGACAAGCCTGCCGGACAGCCCTGTCCCAATCTGCGGGAAGACTTCCTCTGCGGCATTCATACTGAGCTACGGGAACGCGGCTTCCGGGGCTGCACCGTGTACGACTGCTTCGGGGCCGGGCAGAAAATCTCTAATCTGACCTATGGCGGACGCGACTGGCGTCAGGCTCCCGAGACTGCAGGACAGATGTTCGAGGTTCTTCCCGTAATGCGCCAGCTGCATGAGCTGCTATGGTATCTGCACGAGGCACTCACGCTGCGCGGGGCCGAGACCCTGCATGATTCGCTTATCAAAATGCTGGAGCAGACGCAGGCCCTCACCCTGCTCAGCCCCGACAAGCTGCTTCAGCTCGAAGTGCCCCTGCACCGCGCTGAAGTCAACGAGCTGCTGCTGCGTGCCAGCGAGCTGGCGCGCACCGCTGCCCGTAAGCAGCTCTCCCCGGCTCCGAAGCGCCAGAAGAACTATGGCCGCGGAGCCGATCTGATTGGGGCCAAGCTGCGCGGGGCCGACCTCCGCTGCCTCAGCTTACGCGGCGCGTATCTGATCGCTGCAGATCTCAGCGGCGCTGACCTGCGGTTCGCCGATCTGATTGGCGCGGACTTCCGTGACACGAATCTGCGCGGAGCCGATCTGCGGGGCAGCCTCTTCCTGACTCAGGCGCAGCTGCAAGCTGCGCAAGGCAGCCCGTCCACCAAGTTGCCGGAATCCTTAAGGCATCCGGAGCACTGGGCTTGA
- a CDS encoding TetR/AcrR family transcriptional regulator, protein MTPRTKEQNEDIRLRRLVQIRKAAADVFLNKGPLLEIRDVAAEAGLGYGTVYHYYSNKGDLLHDLLWDALDRAGEWLKFPPMAEPGLPLKIPLEGSAAGVRLLQLWAEDHAIYLLCKQAGEGFPSLPEARSSPLTAEFRREVLTPLSMMLGTGLTEESLSPGGTVVDAPSGLQYTEMLLAALVGCAALSLRRGQLNEEAPEIVRVLKL, encoded by the coding sequence ATGACTCCCCGCACGAAGGAACAGAACGAAGATATCCGGCTGCGGCGGCTGGTGCAGATCCGCAAAGCAGCAGCGGACGTATTTTTGAATAAAGGGCCTTTATTAGAAATCCGGGATGTGGCTGCGGAGGCCGGTCTCGGTTATGGTACGGTCTATCATTATTACAGCAATAAGGGTGATTTGCTTCACGACTTGTTATGGGATGCGCTCGACCGGGCCGGGGAATGGCTGAAGTTCCCGCCTATGGCAGAGCCCGGGCTACCGCTAAAGATCCCGCTGGAGGGTTCTGCCGCCGGGGTGCGGCTATTGCAGCTATGGGCGGAGGATCACGCTATCTATCTGCTGTGTAAGCAGGCTGGTGAGGGATTCCCTTCCCTGCCTGAAGCCCGCTCTTCCCCGCTCACTGCCGAGTTCCGGCGGGAGGTGCTGACCCCGCTGTCCATGATGCTTGGCACTGGACTTACGGAGGAATCACTTTCTCCTGGAGGGACAGTAGTCGATGCGCCGTCTGGATTACAATATACAGAGATGCTGTTAGCCGCTCTGGTTGGCTGTGCTGCTTTGTCCCTCCGGCGGGGACAGCTGAATGAAGAGGCACCGGAGATCGTCAGGGTTCTTAAACTATAA
- the map gene encoding type I methionyl aminopeptidase: MIILKSPREIEEMKQASQIVADCYREVSKRIVPGITTLEINDFVAKHITKLGGKQFTKGYNGFPAETCISINDVVAHGIPSSRRVVKEGDLLKLDIVAQYGGWFGDSCVSYAVGEIGPEAQRLMQVTKECLDLGIARAVPGGRLGDIISAIQQHAEAHGYSVVRDLLAHGIGRSLHEEPSYVHIGTAGKGLRLKEGMVFTIEPMINEGTYHITIDDDEWTARTADGKLSAQYEHTIAITADGPLILTAQ; the protein is encoded by the coding sequence ATGATTATTCTTAAATCCCCCAGAGAAATTGAAGAGATGAAGCAAGCCAGCCAAATTGTGGCCGACTGCTACCGTGAGGTGTCCAAGCGGATTGTACCCGGAATCACTACGCTTGAAATTAATGACTTTGTGGCAAAACATATCACCAAGCTAGGCGGCAAGCAGTTCACCAAAGGCTACAACGGATTCCCTGCCGAGACCTGCATATCCATTAATGATGTGGTTGCCCATGGGATTCCATCCAGCAGACGGGTCGTGAAGGAAGGCGACTTGCTGAAGCTGGACATTGTGGCGCAATACGGGGGTTGGTTCGGAGATTCGTGCGTGAGCTACGCTGTCGGTGAGATCGGGCCGGAGGCACAGAGATTAATGCAGGTAACGAAGGAGTGCCTGGATCTGGGGATCGCCCGGGCTGTTCCGGGAGGACGGCTGGGCGACATCATATCGGCCATACAACAGCATGCCGAAGCACACGGTTATTCGGTCGTGCGCGATCTGCTGGCGCATGGCATCGGACGAAGCCTGCATGAAGAGCCGAGCTACGTGCACATCGGCACCGCAGGCAAAGGCCTCCGACTCAAAGAAGGCATGGTATTTACGATTGAGCCGATGATTAACGAAGGCACGTACCACATCACCATAGACGATGATGAATGGACAGCGAGAACGGCTGACGGCAAGCTGTCCGCGCAGTATGAGCACACCATTGCCATCACTGCAGATGGACCGCTGATTTTAACGGCCCAGTAA